In Spirochaeta thermophila DSM 6578, the following proteins share a genomic window:
- a CDS encoding cytidine deaminase family protein yields the protein MDEVASLIREARKYLGEFGLAREWMTAGGVAAAIRTTSGRIYTGISIDVSCGIGFCAEHAAIAEMLKHRETRIEMVVAIREGGHIVPPCGRCREFMLQINDENERTAVVVGEDRVVPLKELLPFRWY from the coding sequence ATGGATGAGGTCGCATCGCTCATAAGGGAAGCGAGGAAGTACCTCGGGGAGTTCGGATTGGCCAGGGAATGGATGACGGCAGGGGGTGTGGCTGCGGCGATACGTACTACCTCAGGAAGGATCTACACCGGGATCAGTATCGATGTTTCCTGTGGGATCGGCTTCTGTGCCGAGCATGCCGCCATCGCTGAGATGCTGAAGCATCGTGAGACCCGTATCGAGATGGTGGTAGCAATCAGAGAAGGAGGACACATCGTTCCTCCCTGTGGGAGATGCAGGGAGTTCATGCTACAGATCAATGACGAAAACGAACGGACCGCAGTAGTGGTGGGCGAGGATCGGGTGGTGCCTCTGAAGGAGCTCCTGCCCTTCCGGTGGTATTGA
- a CDS encoding TrkH family potassium uptake protein: MIHLKGIARLLGFLLLLLAGFLLIPLGIALFEGPRTWQAFLFTMIIMAVSGLVLLFLSTGERFIKLQVRHAFLFVTLSWISAAGFGALPFTLSGSIPSYTDAFFETMSGFTTTGASILTEIEGLPRSILFWRSLTHWLGGMGIVVLTVALLPLLGVAGAQLFKAESPGPTLEKVTPTIAQTAKVLWKIYVGFTAAETVLLMLGGMDLFDALTHTFGTLATGGFSPRNQSVGAYRSAYVDVVITVFMLMAGFNFGLYHRVWSGKGRDILRNTEARAYAGIFAVSTLAVALAVRPLYGSLLNALRYAGFQVASILTTTGFATADFDAWPAFAKGVLFFLMFVGGCSGSTGGGIKVIRLVTLAKQAVVELKYLLFPYGVFRPRVNGEPVRKDFLMSISGFFFLYIAILLAVTLVVTSGGYDLTTSLSSALVTLGNIGPGFAKIGPTQNYAFFPVYIKWVLSAAMLLGRLELYTVLVVFHPRFWR; encoded by the coding sequence GTGATCCACCTGAAGGGAATCGCCCGCCTTCTGGGGTTCCTCCTCCTCCTGCTCGCAGGGTTCCTCCTCATTCCCCTGGGCATCGCCCTCTTCGAGGGGCCGCGTACGTGGCAGGCCTTCCTCTTCACCATGATCATCATGGCAGTCTCGGGCCTCGTCCTGCTTTTCCTCTCCACGGGGGAGCGCTTCATCAAGCTTCAGGTCCGCCACGCCTTCCTCTTCGTCACCTTGAGCTGGATCTCGGCAGCCGGATTCGGAGCCCTTCCCTTCACCCTCTCGGGGAGCATCCCCTCCTACACCGACGCCTTTTTCGAGACCATGTCGGGGTTCACCACCACAGGGGCCTCCATACTCACCGAGATCGAGGGGCTGCCCCGTTCGATCCTCTTCTGGCGCTCGCTCACCCACTGGCTCGGCGGTATGGGGATCGTGGTGCTCACCGTGGCACTCCTCCCGCTCCTCGGGGTTGCGGGGGCCCAGCTCTTCAAGGCCGAGTCACCCGGCCCCACCCTCGAGAAGGTGACTCCCACCATCGCCCAGACCGCGAAGGTGCTCTGGAAGATCTACGTGGGCTTCACGGCGGCCGAGACCGTGCTCCTCATGCTGGGCGGGATGGACCTCTTCGACGCACTCACCCACACCTTCGGCACACTGGCCACCGGCGGGTTCTCCCCCCGGAATCAGAGCGTGGGGGCCTACCGCTCGGCCTATGTCGACGTGGTGATCACGGTCTTCATGCTCATGGCGGGATTCAACTTCGGTCTCTATCACAGGGTGTGGTCGGGAAAGGGCCGGGATATCCTGAGGAACACCGAGGCCAGGGCATACGCCGGCATATTCGCAGTGTCGACTCTCGCCGTGGCCCTCGCGGTGCGGCCTCTCTATGGATCCCTCCTTAACGCCCTGCGATACGCCGGCTTCCAGGTGGCTTCCATCCTCACCACGACCGGGTTCGCCACGGCCGATTTCGATGCCTGGCCTGCCTTTGCGAAAGGCGTGCTCTTCTTCCTCATGTTCGTAGGAGGATGCTCGGGGTCCACGGGAGGCGGGATCAAGGTGATCAGGCTCGTCACCCTGGCCAAGCAGGCGGTGGTGGAGTTGAAATACCTCCTCTTCCCCTACGGTGTCTTCAGGCCCCGCGTCAACGGAGAGCCGGTGAGGAAGGATTTCCTCATGAGCATCTCCGGTTTCTTTTTTCTTTATATAGCGATTCTTCTCGCCGTGACGCTGGTGGTGACCTCGGGAGGATACGACCTCACCACCTCGTTGTCCTCGGCCCTCGTGACCCTGGGGAACATAGGACCGGGATTTGCAAAAATAGGACCGACGCAGAACTACGCCTTTTTCCCTGTATACATCAAGTGGGTGCTCTCCGCCGCCATGCTCCTGGGAAGGCTCGAGCTCTACACGGTGCTGGTGGTGTTCCATCCCAGGTTCTGGCGCTAG
- the ilvD gene encoding dihydroxy-acid dehydratase — translation MAQTPKIPLRSSITTSGRLMAGARSLWRAAGMKEEMIGKPVIAIANSFTQFVPGHTHLHEIGQYVKKIIESRGFFAAEFNTIAIDDGIAMGHDGMLYSLPSRDLIADSVEYMVNAHKADALVCISNCDKITPGMLMAAMRLNIPTIFVSGGPMEAGALDGKKYDLVDAMVLAADEEVSDEKISAIERIACPTCGSCSGMFTANSMNCLNEALGLALPGNGTVVATHKNRVRLFEQAAHRICDLVEEYYYEGDDRHLPRSIATREAFMNAMALDIAMGGSTNTVLHILAIAREAEVEFTLEDIDELSRRIPCICKVAPSSEYHVEDVNRAGGILGIMGELERAGLLHTEVRRVDGLTLEEAIARYDIRRPTATEEAKRLYASAPAGRPSLTMGSQESYFKELDLDRTNGCIRDVEHAYYPDGGLAVLYGNIARRGCVVKTAGVDPSIFHFKGPAKVFESQEEACEGILDPERVKAGDVVVIRYEGPKGGPGMQEMLYPTSYLKARHLGKECALITDGRFSGGTSGLSIGHVSPEAAEGGEIALLRDGDVIEIDIPNRRINVLLSDEELAQRRKEEEARERPYTPRHRNRPVSKALRAYALLATSADTGAARKLPDEG, via the coding sequence ATGGCGCAGACACCGAAGATCCCCTTACGGAGCAGCATCACCACGAGCGGGAGGCTGATGGCGGGAGCCCGGAGTCTCTGGCGGGCGGCGGGCATGAAGGAGGAGATGATCGGCAAGCCGGTGATCGCCATCGCCAATTCGTTCACCCAGTTCGTGCCGGGACACACCCACCTCCACGAGATAGGCCAGTATGTCAAAAAGATCATCGAGAGCCGCGGCTTCTTCGCGGCCGAGTTCAACACCATCGCCATCGACGACGGGATCGCCATGGGGCACGACGGGATGCTCTACTCCCTCCCCTCGCGCGATCTCATCGCCGACAGTGTGGAGTACATGGTGAACGCCCACAAGGCGGACGCCCTGGTCTGCATCAGCAACTGCGACAAGATCACGCCGGGCATGCTCATGGCGGCCATGCGACTCAACATCCCCACCATCTTCGTGAGCGGCGGTCCCATGGAGGCGGGCGCTCTCGATGGGAAAAAGTATGACCTCGTGGACGCAATGGTCCTCGCGGCGGACGAGGAGGTCTCCGACGAGAAGATCTCCGCCATAGAGCGGATCGCCTGTCCCACGTGCGGTTCATGTTCAGGCATGTTCACCGCCAATTCCATGAACTGTCTCAACGAGGCTCTGGGCCTCGCCCTCCCGGGTAACGGCACGGTGGTGGCCACCCACAAGAACAGAGTGAGGCTCTTCGAGCAGGCGGCGCATCGCATCTGCGATCTGGTGGAAGAATACTACTACGAGGGCGATGACAGGCACCTTCCCCGGTCGATCGCCACCCGTGAGGCCTTCATGAACGCGATGGCCCTGGATATTGCCATGGGGGGCTCAACCAATACGGTACTCCATATCCTCGCGATCGCCCGTGAGGCGGAGGTGGAGTTCACCCTCGAGGACATCGACGAGCTGTCCCGTCGGATCCCCTGTATCTGCAAGGTGGCACCCAGTTCGGAATACCACGTGGAAGATGTAAACCGAGCCGGCGGCATACTCGGGATCATGGGCGAACTCGAACGGGCAGGGCTCCTGCACACCGAGGTGAGAAGAGTGGACGGCCTCACCCTTGAGGAGGCCATCGCGCGCTATGACATAAGGCGTCCCACGGCCACCGAGGAGGCAAAGCGCCTCTATGCGAGCGCCCCTGCAGGGAGGCCGAGCCTCACCATGGGCTCGCAGGAGAGCTACTTCAAGGAACTCGATCTCGACAGGACGAACGGCTGCATCCGCGACGTGGAACACGCCTACTATCCCGACGGCGGGCTTGCGGTCCTCTACGGGAACATCGCTCGACGCGGGTGCGTGGTGAAAACCGCGGGCGTGGACCCGAGCATCTTCCACTTCAAAGGACCTGCGAAGGTCTTCGAGTCGCAGGAGGAGGCCTGCGAGGGCATCCTCGACCCCGAACGTGTGAAGGCAGGAGACGTGGTGGTCATCCGCTACGAGGGACCGAAGGGGGGACCGGGGATGCAGGAGATGCTCTACCCCACCTCCTACCTCAAGGCCCGCCACCTCGGCAAGGAGTGCGCCCTCATCACCGACGGCAGGTTCAGCGGCGGCACCTCGGGACTCTCCATCGGGCACGTCTCCCCCGAGGCGGCCGAAGGGGGTGAGATCGCCCTCCTACGGGACGGCGACGTCATAGAGATCGATATCCCCAACCGGCGGATCAACGTGCTGCTCTCCGACGAGGAGCTCGCCCAGCGAAGGAAGGAAGAAGAGGCACGAGAACGGCCCTACACCCCCAGACACCGGAATCGTCCCGTATCGAAGGCACTCAGGGCCTATGCCCTGCTCGCCACCTCAGCAGACACCGGTGCGGCACGGAAGCTGCCTGACGAGGGATAG